One part of the Thermus thermamylovorans genome encodes these proteins:
- a CDS encoding DUF4388 domain-containing protein, whose product MLGEPPRYLEGNLAEFPLPSLVGALMSAGRTGRLLVQPPYLEGEVFLQGGQVVHARARSGERALEGEEALDLLAGLRRAPFRFEPEASPPKTTLLGGLAVPARLAEAQAAWQGLALPADWGYVLRLPKGAGEAELTPEALRVLAQVEGKPIAEVLLSPGTLRLARILHTLLQLGALEAVPQVQLAPVALLVLPIYGPGSGVAYVDEALYAAWARAIRHGFRLRLRPPEALMEVRPRPHIQGRLGLLEEDLRRLRLKRGDKVEVVPEV is encoded by the coding sequence ATGCTGGGCGAGCCGCCGCGCTATCTGGAGGGCAACCTCGCCGAGTTCCCCCTGCCGTCCCTGGTGGGCGCCCTCATGAGCGCCGGACGCACGGGGCGGCTTCTCGTCCAACCCCCTTACCTGGAGGGGGAGGTCTTTCTGCAGGGCGGCCAGGTGGTCCACGCCCGGGCGCGATCGGGGGAAAGGGCCCTGGAAGGGGAGGAGGCCCTGGACCTCCTGGCGGGGCTTAGGCGGGCCCCCTTTCGCTTTGAGCCCGAGGCCTCGCCGCCCAAGACCACCCTCCTCGGGGGGCTCGCCGTCCCCGCCCGCCTGGCCGAGGCCCAGGCCGCCTGGCAGGGCCTGGCCCTCCCCGCAGACTGGGGCTACGTCCTGCGCCTGCCCAAGGGGGCGGGAGAGGCGGAGCTTACCCCTGAGGCCCTCCGGGTGCTGGCCCAGGTAGAGGGGAAGCCCATCGCCGAGGTCCTCCTGTCTCCCGGGACCCTGCGCCTGGCCCGTATCCTCCACACCCTCCTCCAGCTAGGGGCCCTGGAGGCGGTGCCCCAGGTGCAGCTCGCCCCCGTGGCCCTTCTGGTCCTGCCCATCTACGGCCCCGGATCCGGGGTGGCCTACGTGGACGAGGCCCTGTACGCCGCCTGGGCCCGGGCCATCCGCCACGGGTTCCGGCTGCGCTTGCGGCCGCCCGAGGCCCTCATGGAGGTCCGCCCCAGGCCCCACATCCAAGGGCGGCTGGGCCTTCTGGAGGAGGATCTGAGGCGGCTGCGCCTCAAGCGGGGGGACAAGGTGGAGGTGGTTCCGGAGGTTTAG
- a CDS encoding HAD family hydrolase, translating to MRLWLLDLDDTLLQDHRVSQAVLEGLGRAVGVEGLFGAVGHRAEALFREAPFHPWAEAIGHSALEALWARYSTPGLEALAAWAWPFRERVFREALQEVGGPAERARELAEAFFAERRRYPLFPEVPEFLEALRLRGADLALLTNGVPDLQREKLFGAGLGEAFSLTLVSGEVGLGKPDPRLFRMALCAFGAGPEEAVMVGDNPGRDVRGALLAGIRAVLVDRGHRPPDPRYPAHLEVRDLREALALLEG from the coding sequence TTGAGGCTTTGGCTTTTGGACCTGGACGACACCCTCCTCCAGGACCACAGGGTGAGCCAGGCCGTCCTGGAAGGCCTGGGGAGGGCGGTGGGGGTGGAAGGCCTCTTTGGGGCGGTGGGCCACCGGGCCGAGGCCCTCTTCCGGGAAGCCCCCTTCCACCCCTGGGCGGAGGCCATCGGCCACTCGGCCCTGGAGGCCCTCTGGGCCCGGTACAGCACCCCGGGCCTCGAGGCCCTGGCCGCCTGGGCCTGGCCCTTCCGGGAGCGGGTCTTCCGGGAGGCCCTCCAGGAGGTCGGGGGGCCGGCGGAGCGGGCGCGGGAGCTGGCGGAGGCCTTCTTCGCGGAAAGGCGCCGGTACCCCCTCTTCCCCGAGGTGCCGGAGTTCCTGGAGGCCCTGCGCCTTAGGGGGGCAGACCTGGCCCTTCTCACCAACGGCGTCCCCGACCTGCAGCGGGAAAAGCTTTTCGGGGCGGGCCTGGGAGAAGCCTTTTCCCTCACCTTGGTTTCCGGGGAGGTGGGCCTGGGCAAGCCGGATCCCAGGCTCTTCCGCATGGCCCTCTGCGCCTTCGGCGCGGGGCCCGAGGAGGCGGTGATGGTGGGGGACAACCCCGGGCGGGACGTGCGGGGGGCCCTCCTGGCGGGGATCCGGGCGGTCCTGGTGGACCGGGGCCATCGTCCCCCTGACCCCCGCTACCCCGCCCACCTGGAGGTGCGGGACCTGCGGGAGGCCCTGGCCCTCCTGGAGGGGTAG
- a CDS encoding universal stress protein yields the protein MYKAILMPTDGSPCSFQALEHGLGLARALSARVHFLYVLENPAQAIWIAPESVPYGLELLEDLKKAGEEAIAKALSLAQERGVEATGEVKEGVPVPTIVEAAKGFDLLVMGTHGRTGLDKLLLGSVTEGVLHRVSIPVLVVRCR from the coding sequence ATGTACAAGGCCATCCTCATGCCCACGGACGGAAGCCCTTGCAGCTTCCAGGCCCTCGAGCACGGCCTCGGGCTGGCCCGGGCCCTCTCCGCCAGGGTCCACTTCCTCTACGTGCTGGAGAACCCGGCCCAGGCCATCTGGATCGCCCCCGAGAGCGTGCCCTATGGCCTTGAACTCCTGGAGGACCTGAAGAAGGCCGGGGAGGAGGCCATCGCCAAGGCCCTCTCCCTGGCCCAGGAGAGGGGAGTGGAGGCCACAGGGGAGGTCAAGGAGGGGGTGCCCGTGCCCACCATCGTGGAGGCGGCCAAGGGGTTCGACCTCCTGGTCATGGGCACCCACGGGCGCACGGGCCTGGACAAGCTTCTCCTGGGCTCGGTGACCGAGGGGGTGCTTCACCGGGTGAGCATTCCCGTCCTGGTGGTGCGCTGCCGCTAA
- a CDS encoding HEPN domain-containing protein has translation MERSRDFILQARRDLEHARFALERGFYEWAAFSAQQAAEKAVKAVFQHLGGVAWGHSVQGLLEGLSQRYPVNEALLDGASELDKAYIPARYPDALPAGAPFERYRRPEAERLLRHAEEIYAFCQGLLPPLD, from the coding sequence GTGGAGCGAAGCCGGGACTTTATCCTCCAGGCCAGGAGGGACCTGGAACACGCCCGCTTTGCCTTGGAAAGGGGATTTTACGAATGGGCCGCCTTCTCCGCCCAACAGGCGGCGGAGAAAGCCGTGAAAGCTGTCTTTCAACACCTGGGGGGTGTGGCTTGGGGGCACTCGGTGCAGGGCCTTTTGGAGGGGCTTTCCCAGCGATACCCCGTGAACGAAGCCCTTCTAGACGGGGCCAGCGAGCTGGACAAGGCCTACATCCCCGCCCGCTACCCCGACGCCCTCCCCGCAGGGGCGCCCTTTGAGCGGTACCGGCGCCCCGAGGCCGAGCGGCTTTTGCGCCATGCGGAGGAGATCTATGCCTTCTGTCAGGGTCTTCTTCCCCCCCTGGACTAA
- a CDS encoding alanine/glycine:cation symporter family protein produces MDILTLNEYLNRTVYGLPMKLVFLLVGAYLVVFCIRWFSAPLRMLRVSFSETFGAIRERAYGFGGQITPFQATMVALSATLGTGHLLGMLAAVLVGGPGAVFWMWLGYFFGTGTKFAEATLAVHFRRRYADGSVSGGPMHYLARGLPRLRFLAYLFALFAAVAAFGIGNLAQAGAVGGALGPLGAPPALVGLFLALLVGAVLGGGVVRVARFAQVVVPLKLLLFLTALGPLLVLYGGQIPQALALVFRAAFTPEAALGGAAGYSLLAAINAGLGRGIFANEAGLGSAAIAHAQAQVDHPVRQGFWGVTEMFVSFLVTSLTALTFIASGLWQEGGTAAEAAGTLFGAHPLGGAVLALTVAVFALGTMVSWGFYGEEAAAFLFGEGIRWPYRLTFAVLAFVGPLGGLEAFLAVSDTLNGLMAFPNLLGLLLLGGVVGRLVYGFFRGEPWTPPR; encoded by the coding sequence ATGGATATCCTGACCCTGAACGAGTATCTCAACCGGACCGTCTACGGCCTGCCCATGAAGCTGGTCTTCCTCCTGGTGGGCGCCTATCTGGTGGTCTTCTGTATCCGCTGGTTCAGCGCCCCCCTCAGGATGCTCCGGGTCTCCTTCAGCGAGACCTTCGGGGCCATCCGCGAGCGGGCCTACGGCTTCGGCGGACAGATCACCCCCTTTCAGGCCACCATGGTGGCCCTTTCCGCCACCCTCGGCACCGGCCACCTCCTGGGCATGCTGGCGGCGGTTTTGGTGGGGGGGCCGGGGGCGGTCTTCTGGATGTGGCTCGGCTACTTCTTCGGCACCGGCACCAAGTTCGCCGAGGCCACCCTGGCGGTCCACTTCCGCCGCCGCTATGCCGACGGCTCGGTTTCCGGGGGCCCCATGCACTACCTGGCCCGCGGCCTGCCCCGGCTGCGCTTCCTGGCCTACCTCTTCGCCCTCTTCGCCGCCGTGGCCGCCTTTGGCATCGGCAACCTCGCCCAGGCGGGGGCGGTGGGGGGAGCCCTGGGCCCCTTGGGGGCGCCCCCGGCCCTGGTGGGCCTCTTCCTGGCCCTCCTCGTGGGGGCGGTGCTGGGGGGAGGGGTGGTGCGGGTGGCCCGTTTCGCCCAGGTGGTGGTGCCCCTTAAGCTCCTCCTCTTCCTGACGGCTCTAGGACCCCTTCTGGTTCTCTACGGGGGCCAGATCCCCCAGGCCCTGGCCCTGGTTTTCCGGGCAGCCTTTACCCCTGAGGCCGCCCTGGGGGGGGCGGCGGGGTACAGCCTCCTGGCCGCCATCAACGCCGGGCTCGGCCGGGGCATCTTCGCCAACGAGGCGGGCCTGGGCTCCGCGGCCATCGCCCACGCCCAGGCCCAGGTGGACCATCCCGTGCGCCAGGGCTTCTGGGGGGTGACGGAGATGTTCGTGAGCTTCCTGGTGACGAGCCTCACCGCCCTCACCTTCATCGCCTCGGGGCTCTGGCAGGAGGGGGGCACGGCGGCGGAGGCCGCGGGCACCCTCTTCGGAGCCCACCCCTTGGGGGGGGCGGTCCTGGCCCTCACCGTGGCGGTCTTCGCCCTGGGGACCATGGTCTCCTGGGGCTTCTACGGGGAGGAGGCCGCGGCCTTCCTCTTCGGGGAGGGGATCCGCTGGCCCTACCGCCTCACCTTCGCCGTCTTGGCCTTCGTAGGGCCTTTGGGGGGCCTCGAGGCTTTCCTGGCCGTCTCCGACACTTTGAATGGCCTCATGGCCTTCCCCAACCTCCTGGGCCTCCTGCTCCTGGGCGGGGTGGTAGGGCGGCTGGTCTACGGCTTCTTCCGGGGGGAGCCCTGGACACCCCCGCGCTGA
- a CDS encoding nucleotidyltransferase domain-containing protein: MLETEVPLRRAYLFGSWAKGRALPGSDVDLLLIYQGPGREDLHRLARKAFGGLPVELHAYTEEEAEALKPLLERMLAQAIPLLGP, translated from the coding sequence TTGCTGGAGACAGAGGTTCCCCTTCGACGGGCCTACCTCTTCGGCTCCTGGGCCAAGGGCCGGGCGCTGCCGGGAAGCGACGTGGACCTCCTCCTCATCTACCAGGGCCCTGGCCGCGAGGACCTTCACCGCCTGGCGCGGAAAGCCTTTGGGGGCCTTCCCGTGGAGCTTCACGCCTACACGGAGGAGGAGGCGGAGGCCCTAAAACCCCTTTTGGAACGGATGCTGGCCCAAGCCATCCCCCTTTTGGGTCCTTAG
- a CDS encoding ZIP family metal transporter produces MDPLAISPGTVFLYALLTAVATGLGALPFLFTRRILGLHLGLSGAAAAGLMLAASFGLIYEGVGYSLGRTLLGVVLGLLFIQLSHRYLQGREVSFGALNGLDARKALMVVGVMTLHSFAEGVGVGVAFGGGEALGVFITLAIAVHNIPEGLAISLVLIPRGVSVLGAALWSVFSSLPQPLMAVPAFLFVEAFQPALPVGLGFAAGAMIWMVAADILPDAFKEARAEWVAAVLTLAVALMVAFQVLLGG; encoded by the coding sequence ATGGACCCGCTGGCCATCTCCCCGGGAACGGTCTTCCTCTACGCCCTCCTGACCGCCGTCGCCACCGGCCTGGGGGCCCTGCCCTTCCTCTTCACCCGCCGCATCCTGGGCCTGCACCTGGGCCTTTCCGGGGCCGCGGCCGCCGGGTTGATGCTCGCCGCCAGCTTCGGCCTCATCTACGAGGGGGTGGGTTACAGCCTGGGGCGCACCCTCTTAGGGGTGGTCCTGGGCCTCCTCTTCATCCAGCTCTCCCACCGCTACCTCCAGGGACGGGAGGTGAGCTTTGGGGCCCTGAACGGGCTGGACGCCCGCAAGGCCCTCATGGTGGTGGGGGTCATGACCCTGCACTCCTTCGCCGAGGGGGTGGGGGTAGGGGTGGCCTTCGGGGGCGGGGAGGCCTTGGGGGTCTTCATCACCCTGGCCATCGCGGTGCACAACATCCCCGAGGGGCTGGCCATCAGCCTGGTCCTAATCCCCCGGGGGGTGAGCGTTCTGGGAGCCGCCCTTTGGAGCGTCTTCTCTAGCCTGCCTCAGCCCCTTATGGCCGTACCCGCCTTTCTCTTCGTGGAGGCCTTCCAACCGGCCTTGCCGGTGGGCCTGGGCTTCGCCGCTGGAGCCATGATCTGGATGGTGGCGGCGGACATCCTGCCCGACGCCTTCAAGGAGGCCCGGGCGGAGTGGGTGGCCGCGGTGCTGACCCTGGCGGTGGCCCTCATGGTGGCCTTCCAGGTCCTCCTGGGGGGGTAG
- the amrB gene encoding AmmeMemoRadiSam system protein B, which produces MDRVRPPAVAGYFYPGEGARLQREVEGLLQRAQATPDPGVRGLLSPHAGYLYSGKVMAEGFRVLSAWRGRARRVFLLGPSHFVPFLGVAFYPYRAWATPLGEVAVDREGGRRLLEKDPPFLIHEEPFREEHSLEVLLPFLQVALPGTPILPLLFGEVDPQEVAEALQEELGEEDLVVVSSDLSHYRPDPVARARDRKTLEKALALDVEGVAQGEACGRLPWATLTALARSLGWRPALLAYATSAEASGDTGRVVGYAAVVYGQVQP; this is translated from the coding sequence ATGGACCGGGTGAGGCCCCCGGCGGTGGCCGGGTACTTCTACCCAGGGGAAGGGGCACGCCTCCAGCGGGAGGTGGAAGGGCTCCTCCAGAGGGCCCAGGCCACCCCCGACCCCGGGGTACGGGGCCTCCTCTCCCCCCACGCGGGCTACCTCTACTCTGGCAAGGTGATGGCGGAGGGGTTCCGGGTGCTTTCCGCCTGGAGGGGGAGGGCGAGGAGGGTCTTTCTCCTCGGGCCGAGCCACTTCGTGCCCTTCCTGGGGGTGGCCTTCTACCCCTACCGGGCCTGGGCCACCCCTTTGGGGGAGGTGGCCGTGGACCGGGAAGGGGGAAGAAGGCTTCTGGAGAAGGATCCTCCCTTCCTGATCCATGAGGAGCCCTTCCGGGAGGAACATAGCCTCGAGGTCCTCCTCCCCTTCCTCCAGGTGGCCCTGCCCGGAACCCCCATCCTGCCCCTCCTCTTCGGGGAGGTGGATCCCCAAGAGGTGGCCGAGGCCCTCCAGGAGGAGCTGGGGGAGGAGGACCTGGTGGTGGTCTCCAGCGACCTCTCCCACTACCGCCCCGACCCCGTGGCCAGAGCCCGGGACCGGAAGACCCTGGAAAAGGCCCTGGCCCTGGACGTGGAGGGGGTGGCCCAAGGGGAAGCCTGCGGCCGCCTTCCCTGGGCCACCCTCACCGCTTTGGCCAGAAGCTTGGGTTGGAGGCCCGCGCTTCTGGCCTACGCCACCAGCGCCGAGGCTTCCGGGGACACAGGCCGCGTGGTGGGGTACGCCGCGGTGGTCTATGGCCAGGTCCAGCCGTAG
- a CDS encoding LOG family protein has product MRFLSVFVSSRVSPESPLYPQLVRYGEVLAEEGFGLACGGYQGGMEALAKGVKAGGGMVVGVTAPALFPERKGPSPYVDLELPAASLPERIGRLLDLGAGYLALPGGVGTLAELLLAWNLLYLRRGLGRPLAVDPYWFSLLRAHGEIAPEDLALLQVVRDEGDLRRFLRSL; this is encoded by the coding sequence ATGCGTTTTCTTTCCGTCTTCGTTTCCTCGCGCGTTTCCCCGGAAAGCCCCCTTTACCCCCAGCTCGTTCGCTACGGGGAGGTGCTGGCCGAGGAGGGGTTTGGCCTGGCTTGCGGGGGCTACCAGGGGGGCATGGAGGCCCTGGCCAAGGGGGTGAAGGCCGGGGGAGGGATGGTGGTAGGGGTGACCGCCCCGGCCCTTTTCCCCGAGCGGAAAGGTCCGAGCCCCTACGTGGACCTGGAGCTACCCGCCGCTAGCCTCCCCGAGCGCATCGGAAGGCTTTTGGACCTGGGGGCGGGGTACCTGGCCCTGCCCGGAGGGGTGGGCACCCTGGCGGAGCTCCTGCTGGCCTGGAACCTCCTCTACCTCAGGCGGGGCCTGGGCCGGCCCCTGGCGGTGGACCCCTATTGGTTTTCCCTCCTCCGGGCCCACGGGGAGATCGCCCCCGAGGACCTGGCCCTCCTCCAGGTGGTGAGGGACGAGGGGGATCTCCGGCGCTTTTTGCGAAGCCTATGA
- the rlmB gene encoding 23S rRNA (guanosine(2251)-2'-O)-methyltransferase RlmB: MWIYGRNPVLEALKEGRARRVLVARGVEGWLLRELTRLGAEYTLVPRIELDALLKTTRHQGLAAEVEEVRPASLEEAFRLAEARKEMPLLVFLDGITDPRNYGAMIRSALALGAHGVVAEERRSAPLSPLALKASAGAALKLPLVRVKNLSRALGEVKGRGLWVYGLDPLGEKTPGELDFRRPLALVVGSEGEGMRRLVREACDERFRIPIRPEAESLNASVALGIALYAARLGRGVG, from the coding sequence ATGTGGATCTACGGGAGGAACCCGGTCCTCGAGGCCCTCAAGGAGGGCCGGGCGCGGCGGGTCCTGGTGGCGCGAGGGGTGGAGGGCTGGCTCCTAAGGGAGCTCACCCGCCTAGGGGCCGAGTACACCCTGGTGCCCCGCATCGAGCTGGACGCCCTCCTCAAGACCACCCGCCACCAGGGTCTGGCGGCGGAGGTGGAGGAGGTCCGCCCCGCCTCCCTGGAGGAGGCCTTCCGCCTGGCCGAGGCGCGGAAGGAGATGCCCCTTTTGGTCTTCCTGGACGGGATCACCGACCCCAGGAACTACGGGGCCATGATAAGGAGCGCCCTGGCCCTGGGGGCCCACGGGGTGGTGGCGGAGGAGCGCAGGAGCGCCCCCCTCTCCCCCCTGGCCCTGAAGGCCAGCGCCGGGGCCGCCCTCAAGCTCCCCCTGGTGCGGGTGAAAAACCTTTCCCGGGCCCTGGGGGAGGTGAAGGGGCGGGGGCTTTGGGTCTACGGCCTGGACCCCCTCGGAGAGAAAACCCCCGGGGAGCTGGACTTCCGCCGCCCCCTGGCCCTGGTGGTGGGCTCGGAGGGGGAGGGGATGCGCCGGCTGGTGCGGGAGGCCTGCGACGAGCGCTTCCGCATCCCCATCCGGCCCGAGGCCGAGTCCCTGAACGCCTCCGTGGCCCTGGGGATCGCCCTTTACGCCGCTCGCCTGGGCCGGGGTGTAGGAT
- a CDS encoding YbaK/EbsC family protein: protein MSLSPSAAKVQRALEDRGFGHLSVLELPASTRTAFEAARAVGAEVGQIVKSLVFVGEGGGYLFLVSGKNRLDLAKAAALAGEPLRRATPEEVRTLTGFAIGGVPPLGHPTPLPAFLDRDLMAYPRLWAAAGTPRALFALSPGELQALTGARVVDLKEA from the coding sequence ATGAGCCTCTCCCCCTCCGCGGCCAAGGTGCAGCGGGCCCTGGAAGACCGGGGCTTCGGGCACCTCTCGGTGCTGGAGCTTCCCGCCTCCACCCGCACCGCCTTTGAGGCGGCCCGCGCGGTGGGGGCGGAGGTGGGACAGATCGTGAAGAGCTTGGTCTTCGTGGGGGAGGGAGGGGGCTACCTCTTCCTGGTGAGCGGGAAAAACCGCCTGGACCTGGCGAAGGCGGCGGCCTTGGCGGGGGAGCCCCTGCGCCGGGCCACCCCCGAGGAGGTGCGCACCCTGACCGGCTTCGCCATCGGTGGGGTGCCCCCTTTGGGCCACCCCACCCCCCTTCCCGCCTTCCTGGACCGGGACCTTATGGCCTACCCCAGGCTCTGGGCGGCGGCCGGCACCCCCAGGGCCCTGTTCGCCCTGAGCCCCGGGGAACTCCAGGCCCTCACGGGAGCCCGGGTGGTGGACCTCAAGGAGGCCTAG
- the amrS gene encoding AmmeMemoRadiSam system radical SAM enzyme, whose protein sequence is MTLTATLREADLVRPLPKGYVQCRACAHYCAIAEGGVGKCGVRRNFGEKLYLVTYGKAAAVHLDPVEKKPLYHFHPGEAILSLGAVGCNLFCAFCQNWPISQFREFKVTPEGQLDRPIGEDWPPEAIVEKAEALGVRLLAYTYNEPAVWIEYAHDTAKLAKERGMKNVFVTSGFETEEAWEYIRPFLDAANVDLKGFTEEFYRKICGARLKPVLESLEHLVAQGVWVEVTTLLLEGHNDAPEEIRAMARFLKGLSPEIPWHLTAAHPDYRMRDLRPTRHSTLVRAYEIAKEEGLRFVYVGNVLDEERSSTHCPDCGRLLLRRRGYRVETRWATPGVCPGCGRRIPGVWTG, encoded by the coding sequence ATGACCCTCACCGCTACCCTTCGGGAAGCCGACCTGGTCCGACCCCTGCCCAAGGGGTACGTGCAGTGCCGGGCCTGCGCCCACTACTGCGCCATCGCGGAAGGAGGGGTGGGAAAATGCGGCGTCCGGCGTAACTTCGGTGAGAAGCTCTATCTGGTCACCTACGGCAAGGCCGCCGCGGTCCACCTGGACCCCGTGGAGAAGAAGCCCCTCTACCACTTCCACCCCGGGGAGGCCATCCTCTCCCTGGGCGCCGTGGGGTGCAACCTCTTCTGCGCCTTCTGCCAGAACTGGCCCATCTCCCAGTTCCGGGAGTTCAAGGTCACGCCGGAAGGCCAGTTGGACCGGCCCATCGGGGAGGACTGGCCCCCCGAGGCCATCGTGGAGAAGGCCGAGGCCCTGGGGGTAAGGCTTCTCGCCTACACCTACAACGAGCCCGCCGTCTGGATCGAGTACGCCCACGACACGGCCAAGCTGGCCAAGGAACGGGGCATGAAAAACGTCTTCGTCACCAGCGGCTTTGAGACGGAGGAGGCCTGGGAGTATATCCGGCCCTTTCTGGATGCCGCCAACGTGGATCTGAAGGGCTTCACCGAGGAGTTCTACCGGAAGATCTGCGGGGCCCGGCTCAAGCCAGTCCTGGAAAGCCTCGAGCACCTGGTGGCCCAAGGGGTCTGGGTGGAGGTGACCACCCTCCTCCTGGAGGGCCACAACGACGCTCCCGAGGAGATAAGGGCCATGGCCCGCTTCCTCAAGGGGCTTTCCCCGGAAATCCCCTGGCACCTCACCGCTGCCCACCCCGACTACCGCATGCGGGACCTGAGGCCCACCCGGCACAGCACCCTGGTGCGGGCCTACGAGATCGCCAAGGAGGAAGGGCTTAGGTTCGTGTATGTGGGGAACGTCCTGGACGAGGAAAGGAGTTCCACCCACTGCCCGGACTGTGGTCGGCTCCTCCTCCGCAGGCGGGGCTACCGGGTGGAAACCCGCTGGGCAACCCCGGGGGTCTGCCCGGGGTGCGGGCGGAGGATCCCTGGGGTATGGACCGGGTGA